From the Scomber japonicus isolate fScoJap1 chromosome 8, fScoJap1.pri, whole genome shotgun sequence genome, the window CAGCACAGCCATGTCCCATCCACCCAGAAACAAGGGTGATACTTCTGCATCAGATCCTTGTTGAAGCGCACCActgtatggacacacacacacacacacacacacacacacacacacacacacacacacacacacacacacacacacataggacaTTTACATTAAATCAACATTTGCATCTGCATAGACACGCAACTCCTCTGTTTTGAGATGCTAAGATATGGTCTAACATTGCATATATGAGATACTGTGACTGtcgatacaaaaaaaaaaagatctgataAAATTGTAAATTTGTATGCATATACCAACTTTCTTTCAACTTCTTTATCCACAGGGCCCGACTATCTTCATTCTTCGCAAAGATGTACAGCGGCCCCTCATCATAAATGATCTgttgcaaaaatgaaaatgaaaatattttttctctgtCAGTTATCTAACATTCATTATATTAAgctattttttattcataagtTATTAACTCAGTAGATTCATGTAATACATTTTAAGTACAGCGTTTCAGATGAATGTGTTGTAAGCATGGACAAGATGTATGCAATCATATAAAGAGCAGATGAAGATAGAAACTCTACAAACTGTTAATTTGGGGTTTTCTCTTGTGGTTAATGCCAGCCACATTAAGCTACCTTGTCTTGGGAGTTAACATGTGAGCAATGGGAACACCTGCACTGTCACTGAAAGCCCCCAGATCATCTGAGTGTGAGAAATGGTTTCATTCCTTACTGTGGACTTTCACAATATTAACGATTAGAGAATAGACTGTTTTGTCTCAGTGACAGGAAATTGAAACAATTTTAAagaggaaatacattttacatgttttaaagtgCGGCCTAaactgatatgttgataaagAACCAATCTTGCTGTCACAGAATCTGAGCTGAAGTAACTTTACAaccctttctttccatctcaaAAAGGAGCAAAAGGATAGAGGTAGGGGGTTGTATACtagtgaaaatgtgaaatagcCGAAATTATTTACATTTGCAGATTTGGCCACAGCCTTCATAATCGCCTCTCTTAGTTAAAGAAgtaaaaatatccaaaaaatgATATACCTGAAATGCATACATGCGCTCTTGTGGGGCGTTGGGCTCCGGCTGGACTGTCTCTACACATTTGATCTTCTCAAGGTCAACTGATCCCTTTAAACCTTTTCGCTTCTGCTTAACAGATGAGGAAACAGATCGGGTAACTCAGGGATAAACAGATGCATGTCGCTGCACAAGCATTAAATGGAATGCAACGTGTGTAATAAGAGATTTGTTTTGTACCCACCCCTTTGTCAGGATCATAATCATAGTAGGATATTTTCTCCTGAGTGAGAATAAACCATCTCTCCTTGTAGTTTAAGGGGgaggtcttcttcttctgctgagATCGTTTTATGAACTTTTCTTCTAGTATGGGTTCTGACATGATTCAGTCAAAATCTATCTACATGGGAACaagaaatgataaaaactgCAAAGTATATCAGAAGCAGTTTGTGACAGCACACTAAAATTACattcacactttcacacatgGTCTAACTGCTTTATTTAGAGCTGTGACTGACCAATTATCACTATGATTATCTTAGCAATACAAGGCAGACATAGATTCTGTTGCACTTCATACTGAATTATTTGGTACTTTTTTACCTTCAAAAGCATTGCACAAGTAGATTTCTTAAAACAGAATTTAAGTGAATATATACTCACATTTCTTACATAGTCAGAGTAACACCACTATGGCTGGTGAGACTATAGATCTGGAAAGAGATGAAGAGACATGCAGCATGAGTGTGAGCACTTATCAGTGTGTGATTAGCTGTAGTTTGCATAAGCCCTGCTTTTAATGCCGACGACATCCTCTGTTTCCAAAATTTCCTCCCATGCCACATCTGTTTCCCTGAGCTATAGTTACATGTATATCCTGGTCATCAGCGCAGTGTCCTAAATCTATGTTCTTTTATAGTACTGTGTGAGTAGATGCTGGAAAAACTGTCCTCCATTTTCCTTCCTATTTGGCTCTTTccactaaataataatatgagaACCTGTATGGAAAGCTGTATGGACAGCACAGTTACTCACAtccaaaagtttttttttaggtgaTGTTATTTAATGTCACACAAAGTAAATGCAGATGTTTTGCCCTGATAGGGAAACTTTACACAAATACCACTTTTTAAAACTGAACCCATAGACCCAGCAGTAACCCAGTTACTTACTGTAAGCGGATGTCACACACCCTAAAGTGTAAGTTCTTAGACATTTTAGCGTATCTTTAGTTAAACATCTGAATGTAGTTTACTGGCAAATCCATCAAATGAAATATCAAACACCATCTCCTTCACGTCTTACAtgctcacacccacacaccaaTAATAATATTTACCTACATTATAACCATGTTCACTATTACCACATTAGATAgtctgtctctttttattttacaagagCTCGTTCTGTCTTGCTCTTGTCTTGTTTTCAGCACCTTCTAACCACCAGTGCTAAAATGAAACCATCACCTCCAACAGATACAACTTGAAACATCGTTTGCTATACTGCAGTTAAGTTTTTCCTTTGTTCATTAACTAGTATTAAAAGGCAGAAAATCACCACAATATATCAGTAATGCAAAAATCCTTGAGATGTAGTATATTAAACCTAATTGTCATTGGTGTATTTTTGAAAgccctttaaaaaaatgcattttactTGTAGAACATTACTACTCTATTAATATACACTTGCACTTACTTTTCGGTATTCTCACTATTAATTGTGTCAtatcctgtgtgtgttgttgagatgaaagtgtgtgtgctctgctgCGTATACTTTAAACTGTCATCCTGGAGATTAATAAAGTTCTTTGAATTGAAGTTAAAGTCACACAGGCCAGCAGTTAcggccctgtgtgtgtgtaacctctgttatgaaacagaaaaacaaaaaactgttttagTGCAACTTTTAACTTGCAGGCGACTGATGATATAACACCACCATCGCTTTAACCAAAAAGCATAATTCACAGACGTATTCCTGTCAGGCAGAAACTCTACTTAAATCTACTTTCGCACATCTAAATACCCAATAGGATCGGTGCTGAATCAAAAGATACCACAGGCGCCTTGTCTTCGAAATGTCTCAGCAGAAACATGAAGTCCTTTAAACAGGAGCTACTTGGCTTGATCTCTCTGTTCATCTCTAACAAGGTTtaacaaattattttaaagatCAGAGAGTCAACAAGTATACAGTGCATTAATGCTAGGAAATCATAGTGCCAGGACAAACACGGACAATTAGTCAGATGCTCAAACTCACCCTTGTTACACAGCTGAGTGTTCATGGTCTGTTAGTCTCTGTCAGATGTGTTTGCACTTCAGCTCAGCCTATTTTCAGCTAGTGAGCACTTCCTTCTATCATCTGAACTATAACTGTAGCACTACCAGAAACTTTTGTCACTCCCTGCTAACCAGGAGTGTGACATTTCTTCACATTACAGTGACAGTACCTATTGGTTTTGTTTGTGCCGTCATATACAGACAGCAGTGTTCCCTATTCTGTGAAACATTGTTTACTCATTCCTCATTTGTCGCCACCTAATGTTTTTTCACATCACTAACTTGAGTAGAGGTCAATAAACTCAGATAATGGGTAGCCAAAACTCTGATGTGCTGTTCCTGTGCTTTCTTTCTCATTGATCAGGTGGAGTCTGTCAACTGAAACCAAACGTCCATAACTCACTGTATAATGTCTACCAGAGgcagagagatttttttttttcattttttgaaggGAGTTGACTCACGGTGGCTGACACAGACAAACTCATAGGGAAGTTGCATCAGTGTTGTACTGCAACATGAAGGGAGAAGAGACCAAGTGCCTTACCATACTTCAATCTTGTTTTATCTCTTGTCTCAAATGTAGTTACTGTTAGTATTTTAACATATATGTTACCTGTGATGTATGCAGTTACACATACCACCCAACCATTTACTCTTTTAATGTTATATGCACTTCTTGTTTCTGCACAGTGCAATAACTTCTTCACACTTCAGACAGTCACAGACACAGTTTTTTCACACTTTCTAATGCTTTTCCTTTTATGTAGTTTGTGTGTTCTTGTGAAATTctacatataaatgaaatataactgcatccatccatctgcATTTTATGAATTGAGCAACTGCatttgaaaaacataaaaaactaaaactataaaTTTACAGCTATCACTATATGTTGTCATTACAATTGATAGAGTAGAGTGTCTGTGAGAATGTCTGGCATGTGGTTTACATAAGTTTTAGGCTTTGTCACTGTGCAACTGTGACAGTTTATATTGTAAAAGGCCACACAGAACTGATCATAAAAGCCAATTCATGTTTACTTTAGAATGtattacaattatttattttgttgcatGATGTCTGTTGTGTATGATACCCTATAAAAAATACTTAGTTTCACAGGAACCTGTCAAGATGATCTCTTTCCTGACATTTCCTGACAGATAAGTATGTGGTGTGTGCAAGAACAGAGGCAgtgaaagagtaaaaaaaaaaccaagcaTGATAAAGATGTTCAGTCTGAGTCATAAGTGTTAAACTAAACCACAACGAATACTCTATTACACACAAATTAAGATACCACGTGAATTTGAGACTGTGCTATCCTGTGAAAGTCAATTATACGAATAACCACCTGCGATTTTAGTTTTCCTGTGACGcatgttaacaaaaacaaactgaaatgtatAAAAGTGCTGACTAACTTAAAAAATCATGATGTTTGTCATACATAAATGATATACTAGGTAACCACATGAAACTTCTATCAGATCCCTCACCCAATATATATTCTACACCAATCTAGTACTGCAATGTAGCTATACAAGGACTACAAAACATGCAACAAGTTCTCAACACTGCAAAGTACATACAAACAGTACAATTAAGTACATGCAGAAATCTACCTAATACGTACTTGTaatcttttaaaatgacatgcaTTCCTAAAGCTTTTTCTGTCAATGAACAAATGTCTAAAATTACTTCTTGATCTTACGATGTGCATTCAAAAAGACTTTTCACTTACCTAGACGCCCCCCTTCCAAAAAAAGGCTGAGCATCAGACAATAAACAACTGCAGCTGCCGGGGTTTGAAACAGTGGCATGAACCTTTGGCTCAGTAGTTAGCCTTCCATAAAATGTATGTTAGTCTGTGATGCAAGAAGCTAAAACCCACCCACAGAGGAATTGACTCTGCTTActtcccctttttcttcctGCTCATTTTCATATCAGCCCTCTGGACAGTTTTGGTGATAAGTAGAAGAAGGCTAAACATTAACACAGTACCATATTCGGGTACTGCATATAGATAGACTAGATAGTCTTGGCTTGTTATTCAATCTACTGCCAGTTTGAACACTGCAGGGAAAGTATTCAAACCAAGTCATTTTGTCATAAAGCAACAACATTTTAACTCCCTGCATTCACTTAAAATTTGAGCTCTTTGCCAGTGGTGGAAGTACAAGTACTTTAGTGAAGTACAACGTTGAGGTGCTAATAGTTACTTTCCAGATTGAGATTTTAAtagaataatatattttaatactgtttactcttttctttctttctttcttttttctttctttctttcacttttaaaaaagcatattaatgttattaaaaaaacatatatattatgATACAATACTATAACTATTAATCTTTCCAATGTGTATTTCTACATTGATAAACTGCAATAAAATTGtttcacatttgtttgttgtttgcaataaaaacatacatatatacatataatagactacaataataaaaagaagCCAGTCTACATAATGagtgcttttactttatttatccaGTATATTTTGCTGACAATACTTTTGTACTTTCATGACAAGATCCCTTTCATACATGTATTAAGACACACAAATTGTCATAGCATCATGACAACAATTGGGTTGTGTAAGAGTATTTTCAATATGCTCTATTTCCCTTCTATGTTCCTGTACTCCTTCTCTCCACACCTACCCTGCATCAGGTTTGTTAGCCCTGCCTTTCCCAGGGTGTTTTTCCCCAGCCTTCACACCTGTATCAGTCTCATCAGTGTTTCTCTGTCCCCCATGTCCTCTCAGCCAATCAACTCACAGTCTGTCCTTGTCtagtcacctgttccccatCGACTTATTACTTCAGTTAGTACTTAAGTCttagttttcagttcagtcctgGTTGGATCCTCTGTCGAGTTTCATCAAGGCCGTTTAGTGCTTCGCTTTTGGTTTTTGTACGCATGTCCCAGGAATAAAGACCTTTTATGGCAGCAGtgctttctccttcctcttttgtatttaagtccacctgctctgctcttCAATGACACAAATATACTCTGCTTGGACCACAACTGTTtgtctgacatgtttttttcactGAATAAGTATAATTACCCCACTGAAATCCTTAAAAATGACATGTATTCCTTTTCCTTCATTAAAAAATCCCAGGTATGTGTACCTACCAGATGTATCTCTTAATAAAATGATGTCACACATGCGCAgactctttttccctctctcaccTGCACAATGAAATAGTCTGGCAAGTGTGACGGTGCAAATCTGTCGAGACAATAATTTGGACTGTCTTTAACCACTGATGTGTGCGTGAAGGACATAGCCTACATGTAAGCTTTGACACTTATGTTGTAAATATTGCTGCTTGAATTGACTTTCTTATTAACATATCTTAATTGACTGATGGTTTAGGCTAATTGCTTTGTAGGAAGAGTTACCTTATTATCGGTGTTGACCATGCTGATTTAGGTTATTTAGGAGGATATAGTTACACTGTTAACTGTATATCACTGTTTGCCAGAGTGGCATATATTATTGTGTGCTATCTATAGTCATGCTTAATTGGTGTATAGTTGAAATGTCCATTATTCTCTCTGTTAGAATCATCTGTTAGTATTTTAGGCTTATGTGCTATGGTGCAAAACAGGAATAACTCATATTTGTTATATTCggatttatatataatttaagaCCCTTTATTTCCTTATGTTTAGATTCAGATTCACTGCAATACCTGTATGATTAACTTTATGAGAATATACAAACACTCCTACCACAAAGGATTCTCTGACCGGAATAATTTCCATACTAGTTTACCAAGGTCTCACTTCCTcataatctatgaatatgcaaatacagtatattttatttcacaagTTTTCCTGTTGGCCACAGACATCCCCAACCTCACTGTAAAGTCCcctgtcagtgtttgtgcactggaggcttcaagtttttGCCTTACCCTTACAATAATTTCAATGAGGAAagagaaaccccccccccccccacacacacacacacacaccttcagcaGATTAAGtgtctagtgtcaaactctgcacatacatcattctgcacagggAAGTTCAAATATACAActcaacaagaagaacaagaaggaacaagaagaaaaacacatttgaggGAGTAAGTTGTATATATATAGCGCAAAATCACAACAGACATTATCTCATggcattttatttgaatttattttaaagagacccaacattgccacatgagcaagcacttggtgacagtgccAAGGAAGAACTCCTCtataatgggaagaaacctcaagcagaactaTACTCAAGGTGGGCAGCCATGTGCCTTGACTGGTTTGAGGGAGAAAGAggtaaggagagaggagcaagagagaggagacagggaGACACAAAACAGCACAGTAACAAGTGACAAGTACAAAGACAAGTCTTTTGTCTGATGCAATTAGGAGATCATTTGTAACTTTCACAGGTGCTGTCTCTTTGCCATGATGTGCTCTAAATCTAGACTAAAAGTGGAATATATCCTTTTGATGGGCctgggcttttttttatttggaacaaacgcctttatttaacagtagacagacaggaaataggagagagagagagaggggggtgacatgcagcaaaggacctccggccgggattcAAACCAGGGTTGGCTGTGTacgtggcatgcgctctaaccacttgaccacctgcgCACCAATAGTGGGCCTGAGCTTTAACACTGAATCTACCCATCACCAGATGCTTCAGCTAGCTTTGAAATAACTCCAAAAATGGTCCCATTCACCAGTTACAGCTAATACTGTGACACCAGCCACTATCACCTCTGCTGTGCTGGCCAGGAGATAGAATAAACAAACAGGGGAAGAGAGACCTTTGTATGTTCTCTGGTGGACAACATGGATGAACTGCAACTGCAGATCACCACTAATAAAAGGATTATTGTCTGAAACGCCATGATTTTTTATAGAAACATGGCTTAACAGCACCATAAAGCTAACTGTTACTGGGGCTGTTATATCCTCAGGGTAGATACATCGGTAATGACTCGAGTATGACTGGGGGACTATGCATTTATACGTACAACACTTTATCGAGAGGCTCTGTTAACCTAGAATATCTCATAGTTAGGTGTAAACCAGATGCTTAGCATGCAATGAGATTATGTTGCCTTTAGCAAACAACAGACTACACAACCAGTCAATGCTATGGCACTTTAGTTTTTATATAGGTGTTGGGGGTTAGGGGGTCATGCCGGTAACACCTCTGTGTCATGGTTAGGGTTGGGTATaggtactcaataccttttaaAGGTGTCAACccaaataaattgataccaagtagtatcgaaaagttttttttaaatgatactcaGTTCTGGTCACGGTGAAGCTGTTTAAGGCAAGCCCCCAAAAAATCCTGAACATAGACGATTAAAAAAAGCAGTTGAACGACGTTAACGCCACAATTCAGAAACTACATAATTCTGTCTTTTTACATATCAGCAATTTTCCCCCCATAACAtatataatgttttgtttttttaaagaaatgtctgATTTTGCTTTTAATAACCATTCCACCGCTGCTCTGTAGTGTTCTCATCCTGACACATCtcaccaccagggggcagaCTGCAGCGCCGGTTTACCGCTGAGGTCGACTTTAAGAAGTGCTTCCGGCttcgtccttcctctttcctttggCATCGGGACGCAGCCATGGTACGAAATTCCTACACGAATAATTTTTTTGTGCAATCTATCGTAATCTTGACGATTAAAGAATAAGTAAAGCATCCAGTTGTTTCAGATGTGTTAACAATCTTACGGTGCACGCTGCGATGGTGTTATTGTCCACCTTATGCTAATTTTTTAGATGTTTAATAGTTGATAGTCGATGTGTGCTGTTTTCTGTTGTAGCGACCCTGAAACTGGCCTCGCTTTAAAGGCTAATATAATACATGTGTCACTTAAAGTAGCTTGTATGACAAACAGTAGTCTATTAAGAATCAAACTATTGCTGTGCCCCATGTTAACACTCATATTTAACAGCTAAATCAATGTTACAAATGCTTCAATGCTAACGGTGGCTAACACGAAGCTGCAATGTGTAGCGCCGTGTTTTTATTCATCCATTAATTTGGTTGGAGACGGATGTGTATGATGGGTTTTTGTTAAGTCTGTCACCTTTTTTGTAGTTTCTCTCAAATATTGGTCTTTAGCTCGTTAGCACCGGTCATCAGTTTGTTAGCATTGTAAGAAAGTATGCAGCTGGATTAAACATTTTCCTATGAAACTGATCATCTCAACGCCTTTAAGTCTAAACATTTAATCTGGACAACGTTTCAATCATAAACAGACTTTGGTCAGTCCAAAATACTTGCAAAATGGAAGTCacgtgtattttttttttaggcatgGCCCTTGTATTCCTGCTCTTTTTGGTGTACTTTATTGTATCAAATGTTTTGAGATGTGTCACTAAGGGCAGGCTGTATGGTTAACCTCACCTGTCCTGATAAAGCTTGCCAGCCCATTGGTGTGCATGGATCCATCATTTCAGggtgtttggtttttttctccatttttacaAGCACCATAACTGGTTGAGGATCCTAGTATGAATGAAATGTCCTGGTTAAATTTTGTGGCTTGGAGCAAGTTCTGATTGCTCCCCCCTCACGTTTTCCCTGTTAGTCCAGAAGGTTGAGATTTCACTGATCTATCAAATATGTCATGTCTGCTTAACTTctctcctgttttatttttattaaaaggtgaacGTCCCGAAGACCCGCAGGACCTACTGCAAGAAGTGCAAGAAGCACCAGCCACACAAAGTTACCCAGTACAAGAAGGGAAAGGATTCCCTTTATGCACAGGGTGAGCTGTTAGTGCTTTAGTCAtattgtgtttgattttttttagctGTGTCACGACATGTAGCTAAACTACAATGTTTCTGCAGGTAAGAGGAGATACGACAGAAAGCAGAGCGGTTATGGTGGCCAGACAAAGCCTATTTTCCGTAAAAAGGTAAGCATGTGAAAATCAGCatcagtatatgtgtgtgtgaaattggACATCAGTAACACTAGATTATTTTCAGGCTAAGACAACAAAGAAGATTGTGTTGAGGCTCGAGTGCGTAGAACCCAACTGCAGATCCAAGAGAATGCTGGCAATCAAGAGATGCAAGCACTTTGAGTTGGGTGgtgacaaaaagagaaaggtaGGAGTCACTGATATGTCTACATCTGCATTCCCACAGTGTGTACACTGTTCCATGGGTGCTTCAATGCTGTCCGAACTGTATTGTTTGGTGTCTGAGGTCAAAATCAATGCAGGCCACCCCAAAAATCCTACAGAATGTGCTCGACTTGTGTGTGCACAGTTAGCTTACCTAAACTTGTTTGACTTAGTACAGTGCAATTATGTTTTGTATGTTATGAATCTTATCAATATACTACATATGAATTTTTGCTTAAATCTATTGGAAGTCAGATCTTGACAGTTCACTTCAGTGGTCTTCTAATGATGACATCCTGCTGAGGACAATTGATCATTAAAATGAtcaggaaaaacacatttgggGAACTCAGAAGCTGCCAAATGATTAATCATTTCAATAATTTAAGTATGAGAAGTATCAGCAATGTACACATTGCAGGTGGGCACTAGAAAATGCCCACTGCCTGGCAGATGCACCACTGTATAGTTAACTAtgctatttatttgtttttgatttggTATAGAATTGGCATGTTAACAAGTATGTACTATTTCTATGTTTTTAAATGCACATCTTCATAAGATGCGATCAAAAAGGCAGGGCCCAACAAAAGTGACAATGAGAATCAGGATTGAGAACAGGACATTAAAAATATTGCATCAGTCCATTTTATCAGTGCTTTCAGCGGTGTAGTAGTCCATTAATTGTGACTGAAGCTGTAAAAGATGATGGCCAGAAAGTGTTGACCTAAATTTatggtaatttaaaaaaaaaaaaaagcttttacatCTGTTGAGTTGGACTTTGTTTCATATACACATTGTGCACTGCTCAAACATGGCGAGACAAAATGCTCTGAAGCAATAAGATGTAGTCGGTGACCAACTCAAAAATAACTATAGTCAATTGTAACCTTCCAtagactgtttttattttagaacTTGGGTTGGTTTGCGTTTTAGTATTTAAATAGTAATATTATTCTGTCTGTTATGCTCATCTTTTGGGTCTTGTTGTCCAATCAAATGTTTTTCCCCCCCATCGAATTGATACCACaatgacattaaaacaaaatggcaGATAATCTGCCAATCACGTTGCTCCCCCTGATGCTACATCTAAAATCCTCTTAACTGAAAATCTGCTAGATTATAACAAATTTGTAGATTACCTGTGCAGGAAGTGTGCACACGGTCAGTCTCATTTTTCTAACTCATTTTGTCCACTGGTGAATGAAGCAAATCTACCAGCCACttacatattttgtgtttgtcttaaagtggtttcattcatttttaacctGTTGACAAATGCCTGTGTAGTGGTGTAAGGGAGGAGATTTCAGTGAAAAATTAGGTCTTTATTGGGtgtaacctttttatttttaaaacatcaaaaaccaCTGAACCATTTTCTCATTATATTGGGATATATTTGTCCCTTGAAGGTCAACAGGATGTAAGAATGTATCatcactttaaaacaaaaactaggGTACATTTGTGAGGATAAGCTTGTGGACCAAACCTATAATGGGAGGAAATGACAAGTGAATAACACAGTAGCTAGTCCGTATAATCGGTTTACAGATGGTATAGTTGAGATTATACATGTTGATGTAGAGATAAGCAAACAAACTTGAAGaagcactaaaacactcaataGTACTGTTTCATCAACTAACTTCGTAGTACTTTCCAGCAGCTTCTAACGTGATTATGGTTCATTTGTTATGTTTTATCATTTGAGCtacttaataaaatgtttcCCTCTGTTCTCTTACAGGGCCAGGTCATCCAGTTCTAAGCTGTCACCCAGTCTTCTGGATGGAGTTGTCACTATTTTCAATAAATGTGTCCAAACATACTTGAGTGTCTCTTGCTTcacctttttattttcactttcagaACAACATTCTGTCAAAACTCTTGATACTCACTCCATAGTCAATTCAAGTATACATGTTTTTTACAGATTTATAAGAcatgatttaaatgattttagcAGTTTTAAGAATAGAATGTCaaacattttcccttttttatacATATGCAGCCtcagttttacaaaaatatacaatctAAAGAAATTTCCCACATTAAAATTGTGTCGGCAGCTAAATTAcatactcacttttgtgaacgACCTTAGGACTACAAAACAGTGGTACGCTTCTGTTTAATGGTCATGTCCTGCCAGTGCAGCTTTTGAGGCCCCTTTAAACCGCTCCTGATGGGGGTGATGGTCAGTAGAGCGGTGCCTGAAGGGTTGACTGATACCTTCACTTTGTTGTGTAGAGTCTGAACACCCATCTCCTTGTACTGAGGCAAGATCTGGGTGACATTACACTGTGGGTCACACATTTTCCAGCTAGGAAACTCACTGATGAAAAACCCTCGTGCACCACCTATCTCCATTCTGTTCAGCACCGAGACAGCCATCCTGTTATTAGACAGCAGCCTCTCCCACACTTCAAAACGGTCCACCTATGGGATAAAGTTATTTCCTGTCAGTTTCACCACTGATATAGCTCCAATTGATCAATTTAATCTACGTCATTGGCATCAAGTCTAGGTTTTGTGACATTTAGCACTTTCACAGAGGAGCTAAATGCTGACAGCTGTTATTCCAGAAGGTGACCACGCTTTGTGTCACCTCTCACACCCACCTTGGCAGTGCGGTATCCCTGCTTGCCCAGTGGATCCTGGCTAATGGCGATGATGTGTCTGTTCTGCAGGAGCTCTCTGGAGCGGGGACAAATGTCCCTCAGATCATTA encodes:
- the rpl36a gene encoding 60S ribosomal protein L36a, which produces MVNVPKTRRTYCKKCKKHQPHKVTQYKKGKDSLYAQGKRRYDRKQSGYGGQTKPIFRKKAKTTKKIVLRLECVEPNCRSKRMLAIKRCKHFELGGDKKRKGQVIQF